The Nostoc sp. PCC 7524 nucleotide sequence GCAGAAGTGGCGATCGTTGAGGTTTTACTACCAAGAATGTAGAACTAGAAGTTGAGGAACTTGTGAAGACTTGGGGACTGGGGACTGGATGTTTAGCCTCATCTCCCTCATCACCCCTATACTGTTGCCTGTTCCTTGTTCCCTGTTTCTGATCTCAAAGGTGTGCTGATTGGTTTAACTGGAATAGAGATCACAAATTCTGTGCCTTTACCTATTACAGAAGAACATTCCAGTTTACCTTGATGTTTTTCAACCACAATTTGGTAACTGATAGATAATCCTAAACCCGTCCCCTTCCCAATAGGTTTTGTCGTGAAAAAGGGGTCAAAAAGACGCTTTCTGATTTCCTCGCTCATCCCAGTGCCATTATCTGCAATGCGAATTACCACTTGCTGCTCATGAGCGATTTCTGTACAAATATGAATTTGTGGTTGAGTAGAAACCTGAGAGTTTTTAACTGTTGATTCTTCTAAAGCATCAATAGCATTAGCTATCAAATTCATAAATACTTGATTCAGTTGTCCGGCATAACATTCTACCAATGGTAATTTGCCGTATTCTCTCATTACTTGAATTTCTGGGAAATCTGGTTTTGCTTTGAGGCGATTGTGCAGAATCATCAAAGTGCTATCAATACCTTCATGAATATCTACCGCTTTGACTTCAGCTTCATCCAGGCGGGAGAAATTACGCAAAGACAAAACAATTTCTCGAATCCGGTTAGCACCAATACTCATAGAAGATAATAATCTGGGTAAATCCTCTATGATAAAGTCAATTTCTACTGCCTCAATTTCTGCTTGTAATTTTGGCTCTGGATGGGGATAATATTGCTGATAGCATTGCACTAGATACAGCAGATCTTGAATATATTCATTAGCATAGGTAATATTGCCGTAGATAAAATTTACTGGATTATTAATTTCGTGAGCAATACCTGCCACAAGTTGACCTAGGCTAGACATTTTTTCACTTTGAATTAGTTGAATTTGGGTTTTCTGTAACTTCTCTAAAGTTTGTTCTAATTTTTCCTTCTCTTGATGCAAAGCTAAAGTGCGTTGCTGTACCCGAAATTCCAATTCTTGATTTGTATGTTCTAAGTTTTTCAGAGCTACTTGTAAGGAGATTTCTACTTGTTTGCGTTCACCAATATCTAACAAAAAGCCAAATAACTGGATCACATTATCAGGCGATCGCACAACATTGACAATATCTTTTACCCATATCCACTGACTATCAGCAGCTAAAAACCTATACTCAACTATGTAATCATCCTGCTCTGATGTAATCCCTTGGTGATGGGAAACAACTTGTGGCAAATCTTCCGGATGAATGTGTGAATACCAAAAGTCTGGTTCATACCACTGTGCCAACTCATAACCAAATAATTCAATAGCTTGTGGCCCCACATAAGTAAATTGGCGATTGACATCTAGTGCTTCCCAAGGCACTAATTTCACACCTTCCACTAATCGCTTGAGCCGTTGTCTAGTTTGTTCTAAATCTGTTTCTGTGAGCTTCCGCACAGTAATATCACTAGACATGATGGCATATTTATTGGTTATGCCTTCAGCATCTTGTATCGGTTGTCCATCTACTAATAACCAATATTCTCGTTGCTCAGGTGATAAATAAGAAAGCTCAAATTTAAAGCTTTCTCCTTTCATCAGTTGTTCACGAATATAAGTTTGTTGAAAATTTAGTTGCGAGTTAGCAGCTAATACAGTAAAAAATTTCTTGCCTATGAGTAAATCAATTGCTAACCTAGTATGTTCGACAAAGGCTTGATTAACCCATTCAATCCGCCCGCCTCTATCTGTCAATGCCATCAATAAGTCTGAGCGGTCTGACAAAGCAGTAAACATAGTTAATGGTAAACTGAGTGAGTCATCTAACATACCCATAACTCCGGTTAAGAGTATGAGAGAGCATCACGTCTTCCTGCTATGTACGCCAAAAGTAATTTGCTAATATCGTCACGAATTCGACGAAATATTTGCAACTTTTCGGCTTCTGTTCCTGTGGCTTCTGCTGGATCAGGAAAGGCAAAATGATGACGTTTAACTGCTGAAGGTAATGAAGGACAACTTTGATCAGCATGATCGCAGACTGTGATCACTGTATCAATTTTCTGGTCGAGAAATTGGTTGATATGCTTACAGGTGTTTTGGGAAATATCTATGCCAACTTCTTGCATTACTTTCACAGCTAAAGGATGAACTCTTTGGGCTGGATTCATACCTGCACTATGCACAGTTAATAAATCATCCGCTAATTCATTTAAAAATCCTTCCGCCATTTGACTCCGGCAAGAATTACCAGTGCAGAGTATAACCAACAATGGTT carries:
- a CDS encoding PAS domain-containing sensor histidine kinase, with the translated sequence MLDDSLSLPLTMFTALSDRSDLLMALTDRGGRIEWVNQAFVEHTRLAIDLLIGKKFFTVLAANSQLNFQQTYIREQLMKGESFKFELSYLSPEQREYWLLVDGQPIQDAEGITNKYAIMSSDITVRKLTETDLEQTRQRLKRLVEGVKLVPWEALDVNRQFTYVGPQAIELFGYELAQWYEPDFWYSHIHPEDLPQVVSHHQGITSEQDDYIVEYRFLAADSQWIWVKDIVNVVRSPDNVIQLFGFLLDIGERKQVEISLQVALKNLEHTNQELEFRVQQRTLALHQEKEKLEQTLEKLQKTQIQLIQSEKMSSLGQLVAGIAHEINNPVNFIYGNITYANEYIQDLLYLVQCYQQYYPHPEPKLQAEIEAVEIDFIIEDLPRLLSSMSIGANRIREIVLSLRNFSRLDEAEVKAVDIHEGIDSTLMILHNRLKAKPDFPEIQVMREYGKLPLVECYAGQLNQVFMNLIANAIDALEESTVKNSQVSTQPQIHICTEIAHEQQVVIRIADNGTGMSEEIRKRLFDPFFTTKPIGKGTGLGLSISYQIVVEKHQGKLECSSVIGKGTEFVISIPVKPISTPLRSETGNKEQATV
- a CDS encoding arsenate reductase ArsC, encoding MQKPLLVILCTGNSCRSQMAEGFLNELADDLLTVHSAGMNPAQRVHPLAVKVMQEVGIDISQNTCKHINQFLDQKIDTVITVCDHADQSCPSLPSAVKRHHFAFPDPAEATGTEAEKLQIFRRIRDDISKLLLAYIAGRRDALSYS